AGTGATCCCAACGCAGCTTTGTATTGGATGGCTAGAATGATAACTGCTGGTGAAGACCCTAATTTTATTGCGAGAAGAATGCTCATTTTGGCATCGGAAGACATTGGGAATGCGAACCCTACTGCCGTAATTATGGCAAATAATTGCATGGATGCTGTGAAGAAGATTGGGTATCCAGAATGTAGGATAATTCTTGGTCAAACAGTGATCTATTTGGCCACTTCTCCCAAAAGTAATGCCTCATATGTGGCTATTGATAGGGCACTAGCTATGGCTGAGCAAACTTCGCACTTACCAGTTCCGCTAGCATTAAGAAATAGTCCAACCAAACTTATGAAAGAGATTGGCTATGGAAAAGATTATAAGTATTCTCACGATTATGAAGGAAATTTTAAGCAGCAGAACTTCCTTCCAGATGATTTAAAAGGCCAAATATTTTATGAGCCTAGCAACAATCCAAGAGAGAATGAGCTCAAGACAAAACTTAAAGCTTGGTGGAAAGACTGGTACAATTATTAAATCTTATTTTTCAAGATTAATAAGTGCTTCAAAATCCACAATGTTTTCAATCAAAAGCTTCGCAACTATTTGGTTAGTGGCACTTAGTTGCCCAAGACTCGCATTGAAGGCTTCTAGTAATGAACTTTCATCAAGTGCAATTGCAATTTTGTTAGTTTGAAGTGAGTTCAAATTGAAGTTAAACTTTGCAGTAATACTAAAGTCTTCCAAAAAATATTCAAGTTCAATCTTGTCTTTGGATAGCGTATATGTTCCGTCAAATACTTTATCAGACTTTGTAATGGAGGTAAGGTTGATTTTAGCATTTGTGCTGTAAGTTCCGTCCGAATTGAATTTGAAAAATACTGCTTCTTTGCTAAGGTCTATGTCACTTACTTGTGCCGTTGTACCTTTGGTTTGATAGGTAGTTTTTACTGTTGTGACATTCCATTGTCCCTCTACACTTGCTATTGGATCAATTTCTGGGTCCTCGCTTTTATCACATGATACCAAAAGGAAACTGAAAAGTGCGATTATCGTAAGTGTGCTTTTAAACATCATAGGGTTTTATTTTTGACAGTTTAACGAAAAACTTGCCGAGTTTATTCGATTGGAAAAGTTTATTAGTGATTGTTCAATCGTAAATTCTTTTTCATTTGCAGACTCCGTTAAGCTTTGGATATAATCTTGAGTATCCATGTACAATACAGGATTATTGGAGTTGATATTTTTAATTTGGAATATTAATCCAACATCTCCTTGAAGTTCGTCATCGTAAAAAATTAGTACAATCTTGTCTTCTTGTCCATCCTTGAAGAATTGGTAAGTACCAGTTTTTGTAAAGCTAGGAGAGATTTGAAGTTTTGAAAGCGATAGGTCGCTGTTGGTCGCAAAGTCTAAAGTGCTGTAAAACTGAATGAATATACTGTCTTTGCTTATGTTTTTGGATGAACTCTGCGGTGCGGCCGAAATTTCAGAAATATTGGAATCGACACTTAGTATATTCCATTTACCTATTATTGTTGCAGGCGGAGTTTCACTAGGTGTTGTGCAAGTGACGAAAGCATACGAAAGTGTTAGGAATAATAATCCAAGTTTAAATCGTTTCATCTATTATATAATCTATTTCTTTAACAGATTGTTTAATGAATAATTCACCCAGAAAACCCGCTAGGAACATCTGAAAGCCAATAATTATAGCTGACAAAGCGATAAAGAAGAAAGGATTATCTGTGACGTTTCTATAGCTTAATCCATTTACAATGTTATATACTTTTTGGACCATCAAGTATACAGTAATGACACTGCCCAAAAAGAAAGCTAACACGCCAAATGTACCAAAGAAGTGCATTGGTCGCCTACCAAATTTATTGACAAAAGTAAGGCTTAAAAGGTCTAAAAAGCCGTTGATAAATCTGTCAATGCCAAATTTGGTTGTGCCGTATTTTCTAGCTTGATGATGCACTGGTTTTTCTGTGATTTTATCAAAGCCATTCCACTTTGCAATTACTGGAATGTACCTATGCATTTCACCGTAAATATTAATTGATTTCACAACTTTAGAATTGTAGGCTTTCAAGCCACAATTGAAATCATGGAGCTGAACTCCCGAAATTTTCCTTGCTGCCCAATTGAAAAGCTTACTAGGTAAGTTTTTGCTTAAAATGGGGTCTTTTCTTTTTTTCTTCCAGCCAGATACCAAATCATAGCCTTGATTTACGACCATGTCGTACAATTCTGGGATCTCATCTGGACTGTCTTGCAAGTCAGCATCCATGGTAATGACAACATCTCCTTTGGTAACTTGGAAACCAGTTTGAAGAGCTGCAGTCTTACCATTGTTTTTGCTGAATTTTATTCCCTTGATATTGGCATTGCCAGTCTGAAGTTGCTTAATAACCTTCCAGGAGTTATCATTGCTGCCATCATCTACAAAGATTACTTCGTAGCTAAATTTATTTGCAGTCATTACCTTTTCAATCCACGAAGCGAGTTCGGGCAGAGATTCGTCTTCATTCAATAGAGGAATGAGAACGCTAATTTGAAGGGAATTCATCGGGAAAGCTGGTTATCAGTAAAGTTTACTTCTTTCAAATGTAAGAAAAAATATAAAAATAGATGTGATTGTATACTTACAATTCAATTATTAGCTAGTGTGAAGTACTATTTGCTTTGTAAAAAAGAGGCTTTAATATGTCTTTAAATCTGTGGATTAGCCAATGTTGGAGCTTTGCAAATGAGATTGTAAGGATTTTGAAAACTCAATTTCGAATCAAAATGAAAACACGCCTTTCGCACAAAGCAAACTAATTAAATGCTTTCTATAAAGTTTTCTTTCTGAGATGAGTAAAGCAAATCAAAGTCGTTTTGGATATGATCTTTTTCGATTTTCTTAACCTTGAAATCTACTTCGCCTGCATAAAAGTTTCTGATTTTCTCAGTTTTAGTCACTAGCTTTTGAACAAATTCATGTGTTGGTGCACCAATTGATTGTCCAAATTCTAAAATGTCTCCTTTGAACATTTTATTAATGGGGATTTGATAGTAGTTGCCATTGCGAGCAGCACATATACATGTACCATTGTATTCTTCAGAGGCTGCAAATTGGTTAAAAGCAAGTTGGGCTTTTGAGTAATCATCAGCATTTTCACCAAATATTATGGCAACCTTCTTTTTCTCTTTCGCATTGCTGGCCTGCATTAAGGCATCAATTCTTTCAACTAAGGCAGCGTATTTATGCGTATGCTTGCCGCTTCTTTTTCGTTGAATACACGACTGTCTTATCAGATAAGTAATACCTTGAGTGATAGATATGCCAATCTCAATCAATTGCTTGAATATTAGACTGGTAGGTGACATCCCTGGTAAGGTATTGGGATCGTGTAAGATAATTTCGTTTGCCGGAGTAAGGAAGCCATCTATTCTACAAACAACACTCATGCCTGTAAACTCAAAAGCTGTAAGGGCACTCGATTCTATTTTCTCTAGGTTTGTGAAATTAGTATCTACAGGTATACGCTTTTTCGTTGTATTAGTTTGATACTTAGACTTGAAGTCAAATGCTTCTGTATTACCATAGATCTCGGTAGGAGGTAGGGCGTAAGCTTTTAAATCATCGTCTTGAATGATGCCAATAGAGAACTCTCGACCATCGATAAACTCTTCAATAAGTACGAAATCTTCAGAATTGTACGAGGATAATATCGCTTCTTCTGATGTGCTTAGGTAATTATCTAAAGTCTTAATTAAAGTGGTTGGATGGTAGATTGTTTCTCTGTCTAATACAACAGGGAAGCCAATTCCTTCGCTCAGATTGAGCATTTTATCCATTAAGTTTTTCTTCTGTCTACGAGTAAGTTTACTCCAGTCTTTTTGACTTATAGTAGTTTCAAAAAAGCATTGTGACATGGCTTTTGAAAACTCTTCTGTACTTCTCTTTTTGACAATAGCTACCCCAATGGAAGATCCTTGGTGAGGAGATTTTACAACAAATGGAAAACCAATTTCATTTATTAATGCTGAGAATAGGTCCGATTTATTAGCTAAATCCCACTCTTTTTTCGAAATCGTTAATGATTTTTTCTTTTGGTTAGTTGCAACATTGATAAGCTTATTTTGAAAGGACTTATCTATGCCTATTGCCGAACCAAGAAGCCCTGGACCCATATATGGAATCCCAAACCATTCTAATAAACCTTGAATGCTGCCGTCTTCGGCATAAGGTCCGTGCATTACCACAAAAGCGAAATCCATTGCTGCTTTCAGCTTTTCGGGCTTTATTTCCTTACCAATTTTGTATATTAATTTATAAAGTTGAGTATCATTTAACTCACCCAACGACTCTATATAAACCCTGTGACCATTATTGAGGTTTTTTGAAGGGTAGAAATCCTTAAGGGAATCCTCATATAGCAATTCAGGTTTCAATTGAATGAAATTACCAAGGCTATCTACAAAAATTGGAATTGGTTCAAAAATGGACTTATCTATATGTTCAAAAGCTGTTTTCCCTCCTCTGAAAGAAATTTCTCTTTCTCTAGATTGTCCACCGAAAAAAATACCAACTTTAATTTTTGTACTCATTTGAGAGGTATATGGATTATAGTAAAAAGCAATTTTGACCTAAACTGCATTTGTTATTCAAAGTCAAGAAAACCCAAAAGTTTACTTATGCTGTAGTCAAATTAATGGCTTCTACTTTTTTTACTTCTGGTACTGCCTTTAGAATCGCTTCTTCCAATCCCGCCTTAAACGTCATGGCCGACATAGGACATGAACCACACGCACCAAGCAATTCCAATCTAACTGTCATATCCTCTGTAAGTTCTACAATGCTTACGTTTCCTCCATCCGCCTCCAGATATGGTCTAACGGCGTCTAAAGCCTTCTCGATATTTGCTAGTATATTGGTCATTTTTTCTTAAGAGTTCAAAATTAATCTAAAGTGCAAAGAGTACCTAATGTAATATGCTGTTTTTACATATTCACTATATTAACCTTTTCCGAAGCTGGCATATTTGCATTGCGAATTGCAACTTGTTGAGCCAAAGCTTCAGCGGTTTTTTTGAATGCTTCATTCACACTTTGATCCAAATCCATCATTATTGGTCTTCCTTCGTCTCCGCTTTCCCTTATACTTTGTACCAACGGAATTTGTCCTAAAAGCGGTACGCCGTGTTTCTTCGCCATGGCCTCTCCACCATTCTTTCCGAAGATATAATACTTGTTATCAGGGAGTTCTGCAGGAGTAAAGTAAGCCATGTTTTCTACGATTCCTAAAATTGGTACATTAATTTGAGGTTGTTTGAACATCGCAAGTCCCTTATTAGCATCCGCCATTGCAACTTTCTGTGGTGTAGTGACAATAATAGCACCTGTTACAGGGACTGTTTGTACCAAAGTTAGGTGTATGTCGCTTGTTCCAGGGGGAAGGTCAATGAGTACATAATCAAGTTCGCCCCATTCTACATCACCAAAAAACTGCCTCAATGCCTGGCTTGCCATTGGTCCTCTCCATACAACTGCACTATCTGCAGGTGTTAAAAAACCAATTGAAATCATCTTTATTCCATATTGACTTATAGGCTGGATAAGATTCTTGCCATCTTTTTGAGTAATGAGTGGTTGCACATCCTCTGCTCCAAACATGATAGGGATTGAAGGTCCAAAGATATCTGCATCAATGATCCCTACTTTCGCACCAGCATTTTTTAGAGCCATTGCTAAATTAACAGTAACTGTAGATTTTCCTACGCCACCTTTTCCGGAAGAAACTGCGATTATGTTCTTTACTCCAGGAAGTTGTGGTGCATTGTTTCTTATGGAGGTAACATCGGCAGTCATATTAATGTCGATTTGTATACCTTTTCCAAAAGCAGCTTCTAAAGCTGTTACACATCGTTGTTTGATAAGCTCTTTTAGTGGGCAAGCTGGTGTTGTCAGAACTACGGTGAAGCTAAGTTGGTTGACGCCAACTTCCACATTCTGAATCATATTTAAGGTAACTAAGTCCTTTTTAAGATCTGGCTCTTCTACGGTACTTAGTGCTGCAAGTATTTTTTCTTTGGTGATGGAAAGTTCCCCCATTCTTGATAAATATAGTTTGTATGCTAGGTCAACAGCAAATAGTTCGTATTAGTTTAGGACTTAATTGCTTTTTGTAATTCTTTAATTTTTTGATCAATTGAGTTGATTTCTTTTTCCAAATCCACTTTGTAAGGATAGTCCTTTAGTTCTTCAAGAGTTCTTTGAAGGTGATTGAGGAAAGAAATGCTGTACTCGTTAAATGGCCTATGAGCCACATTGCTTTTTAGTTTAGTGAAACTAGCAATATGATTTTTTAGGTTTTGGCTTCCAACTTGCTCCATAAAATAGTCGAGAATATATCTTTCTGAAAAAGGAGCGGGGTGTATAAGGTCATCTTTGTAAAACCTATAGTCTCTTAAGTCATTTGTAACTATTTCGTAGCCAGGGAAATATGACACGTTTTCGTAATTGCTGGCTAGTAAGTGCGAAAAATGAATAAGTGTGGACTTTGAAACACTGTTTCCGATGAGACCCTCTCGGCTATGTATAACAGGACTTACACTTAGAAGAATTTGCAAGTTTGGATTTATCTCCTTGAGCTTTAAAATTAATTCATTGTAAAATTCTTTGAATTCTGTTTCTGTAATGAGTCTTTTTGAGAATTGTGAAGAATTCTGTTTGTGACAGTTTGCTACAATTTTCTCGGATTTATTTAAAACATGAACCCAAGCTGTTCCAAAAGTCAAAATCAGTAAGTCGGCACTTTTTAGATCCTTGCTTACTTGTATGTTTTTTTTCTTAATAATATCAGCTAATTCAATTTCATTCTCAGCCGAAATAATTGAGTGATATTCGAAATGCACAGAAGCTTCATCCTTTAGTGTAAATAATAAAGGAGAAGCTTCTGTGTTATTGATGGCGGTCAGTAAGTTTTGAGCAATAGATATTGGGTTAAATAAAACACCAAAAGGATTGGTCGTATTAATAATTTTGTAATTATCTAAATACTCTCCAATTACTTGTGCAAAGCAAGATCCTAGTGAAAGTATTTGGCTGTCAATATCCAGTTTAAATGGAAATGAAACCCGTTCTATTTCTGTACGAAACTTCAATTTCTCAATGAGATTCTCGTTTTACTACATGTCCTGATTTACCGACTAGGAAATCAAAGTCTGCTCCTTCATGAGCTTGATTTACTCTATCAATATATAGATTTATATACCCTCTATTGAATTCCAAATCAATCGGTTTCCATTCTTTTCTTCTTTTTTCTAGTTCTTCATCAGATACTAGAAGTTCAAGAGATTTCTTTTCTACGTCACATGATATCATGTCGCCGTTTTGAACTAAAGCTAATGGACTTCCAAGAGCAGATTCTGGCGATACGTGTAAGAAAACTGTACCATAAGCAGTTCCACTCATTCTACCATCAGAAATTCGTATGAGGTCATCAACACCCTGTTTGAGTAGTTTTTGTGGTAGTGCCATATTGCCCACCTCAGGCATGCCTGGGTAGCCTTTTGGACCCACGTTTTTAAGAACCATTACAGAGTCTTTGTCTATGTCTAGTTCTGGATCATCTATTCGAGCGTGATAGTCTTCAATGCTTTCAAAAACTACGGCTTTTCCTGTATGCTTGAGTAATGATTTTGAGGCTGCTGATACTTTAATCACGGCACCATCTTTACATAAGTTTCCTCTTACCACTGATATACCAGCATTTTCTTGCAGTGGTTTTTCAATTGGTGTAATAACTTCTTCATTCCAGTTGCGAGCTTTCGAAGAGTTTTCTACGATAGACTTACTATTTACAGAAATTGCTGAGCTGTCTAGGTGATTAGCTAATTCTTTAATTACTACTTGTAGTCCTCCTGCATAGTAGAAATCCTCCATAAGGTATTTTCCACTTGGCATTAGATTTACTAATAATGGTATAGCAGCTCCTAATTTGTCAAAATCGTCAAGTTCTAAATCAATACCCATTCTCCTGGATATTGCTAATAAGTGTAAAATAAAATTTGTAGAACCACCAACTGCGGAATTTACCTTGATAGCATTTTCAAATGCACCACGAGTTAGTACTTTTTCTATAGTAAGATCCTCTTTTACCATCTCCACAATTCGCCTTCCTGTAAGGTGAGACATCATCTTTTTGCGAGAATCGGCAGCAGGAATAGAGGAAATACCAGGAAGTGTTAATCCTAAAGCTTCGGTCATCATTGCCATGGTAGAAGCGGTGCCCATTGTATTGCAATGGCCTATGCTTCGACTCATACAAGACTCAAACTCTTCCAGATCTTCCGAAGTGAATTCTCCTCTTTTCATTTTTTCGTCCACTTTCCACACACTAGTTCCAGAACCGAGAGCTTCTCCTCTGAAGTTTCCATTTAGCATAGGTCCTCCAGGTACAACAATAGTCGGCAACCCAACACTCGCTGCTCCCATGATGAGAGAAGGTGTGGTTTTGTCACAACCTGTGAGTAGAACAACCGCATCAAAAGGGTTTCCTCTAATGCTTTCCTCCACTGTCATAGAAGCGAGGTTTCGGTACAACATAGCTGTAGGTCTTACTAATGTTTCACCAAGAGACATTACAGGGAATTCCAAAGGAAAGCCACCAGCTTCGTAGATGCCATTTTTTACAAATTGTGCTATTTCACGAAAATGTCCATTGCACGGAGTAACTTCAGACCATGTGTTACAAATTCCTATAACTGGCTTGTTTTTAAACTGATCGGCAGGGTATCCTTGATTTTTAATCCAGCTTCGGTATATGATTCCGTCTTTCCCTTCCTTCCCGAACCAGTCGGCACTTCTTAGTTTTTTGCTTTTATTTTGTTCCATGTAATAAATTTGAGTGAATCAAATATTCTCGAAAGATATGCAAATAGACCTTTTTTTTGTTGTTTTGCACCAAGATTTCTATGCAAACTATGAATTTATTCGAAAAATTTGAAGAGGTACTTTCTTCTGATATCCTGAAATCGTTCGACAAGTTGTACGACGAGCACTCAGGTGATTATGAAAAAGCTATCAATGGTATATTTTACACAATGATTGCTGGGTTGATTCGTCGCAGCAATAGCGTGATGAGTACCAACATGATGATCAATCAAATTCAAAAGAACTACTCAGAAGAAGTTCAAAATTTTGATTTTGCAAAAAATGAGAACAAGGAAAAAGATATTCTGGAAATGATCAATATGGGTCAAAGCAGCATCTCTCAAATTTTCCCTGCTTTTAAAAGTCCTTTATTGAGTTTGATTTCGGCCTACGCAGGTACTGGAAAGCAACAGACTACTGGTTTTACAGGATACATCACTAGCTACGTAATTCAAAAACTTGGAAACATGTTATTCAAAGAAAACATGAGTCCTGATGATTTGATTTATTATATTCAACAGCATAGAGAGGTTCTTTTTGATAAAGCACCAAAAGAGCTATTGGATAAGATGATTCCTGCACTTGGTCTTCAGGAATTAAGCACAATGAGAGTTGTGACTCCTAGAAAGAATACAGGCAAAAAAGTTGCTACTGATCAAGGTGATTCGAGTGAATCAAGCATTGAGTACGAAGAAGCAGGTTCAAGCTATGAACAAAATTCTTCAACCAATAAATGGATTTTTCTTGCTATTGCGGTTGCGGCTTTAGCAATATTGTCAGTAGTGGTTTATCAAAATAAGGCAGAACTATTTGGTGATTCACAAGATGTAGAAGTTGCTGATCCAGTAGAGGAGGGGCTTATGATGCCTGTGGATTCCGTTGCAAGTGATACTTTAAAAACAGAAATAGTAGCACCTAATGGAGATTTACCAATTGCCGATTTGAAAAACAGTTCAAACTCTTTGGACAAAGTATATGATTTACCAATGTTTACTTTCACTGGAGAGGAAGTGGATCTAAATACGGAGCAATTAGCTATGGCAAAGCCATTGGTTGATTTAATGAAAGAGAATTCTAGAATTCAAGTGCAAATTTTAGGAAATCATAATGGAGTGAAAGATAACATTGCATTAAAAAGAGCTTTTTCATTAAAAAGATATTTACTTGAGCAGGGCATTGATAATATCCGAATTGACGCAACAGGTTACGATTCGAAGAATAATGCTCTTCAAATAAAAGTAATTAGTAGATAGGTTTCGGATTTTAGGATTTAGAATTTGACAGTTCCTTTATAGAGCTGGTTCTGTGATTCGTTAACTGAGTTGGACATTCCCATTCCTCCACTTGGAGATGTTCTGGGTTGATAAAGCAAGTTACCAGCTTCGAACCCTGTTTTATCGGTAACTGTTGTAATTGGATTTTCCATGGCATAGACATCTTTTCTAGTGCCAATAACTTGCCAACTAACTGTTACATTTGGTTTGTCTGTTTGAATAACAAATCGATTGTTATTGATTGGCTCTTTGATAATTGCATTTGCAAATTGACCTATCACAGTTAGTTGATAATGAGGGTCTTTGTTGAGTGCTTCGAAGTAGTCTGGTAGGTTTATTTCCATTAAGCTATCGGAGTTTGTTGTGATGGTTCCGTTGTACATGTTAATCATCTCGGGGCTTTCAACAAAGCTGTGCATTAATACTTTATTATACGGGTCTAAAGGGTGATCAATTCGAAACGCACCAGCACTTTTACTAAGTGTTCCAACAACATTTAGATTTCCTTGAACATGTACTTTTCCGTTAAAAAATCCAGCAAAAGTATTTGGGAAATTGACATCATCTTGTCCGTAAATACCCATTGATAAAGCCGTATTATATTGCGGTGCATTAAATACTCTTCCAAATAGACCAATGTTGGCAACTATACCACTTCTTCCTGTTTCCGCAAATACCGAATTGTTCACATACATTGCACTATCAGTATAGCTGTATAGACCATGAACCTCATTAAGTTTAGCATCAGTGACAACTGAGTGAACCTCTTGAGCAAGACCTATCGCCGCACCACTATTAGAAATAGCAACCTTGGCTGCTTTATTTCGAATGCTCAAATTAACCTTGGATGTATCATTGTTATTGTAGCCAAGTTGTAAGTCACCAGTATTACTTATGTTGAGGCTTCCTTCAGGCATTTTAATCGAAAATGTTGGTTTAGAATTTGTTTGTGTCAAGGAAGAAAGATTCAATTTCATTCCGTAAAACTCAGGTGCACTGTGAAGGCTCCAATTGGCTTGTAAAGGGTTACAATAATTGTTTAAAATGGATATACTTGGACTTACTCCTGGTGTATTATTATTAATAAAAATTTTGTGATTATTTGACAACAAAGTATCAGTTCCTAGGATCAAATTATTGGTTTCTGAGGAGCTAAAAGTTGACCCCGGACTAATCGTCACGGACTGTGAAAATGAGTGGGAAAAGACTAGACTAAATAGTATTACAAGTGTTTTCTTCATGATTATGGGGTTTATATGTTATTGAATATAGGTACATATTTTAATCCAATGTTTGAAAAATAGAGCAAAACTTACCTAGCGGATACGTATTCAATGGAACTCGTAATTATCGAATGTTTAGAATTTATAATTATATTTGAAAATTCATCCGTGCTTTACTAGAAAAACCACACAAACTACTATTGGCACGGATATTGCATTTTTACTATAACAGTATTAATGCGAGTAATTGAATTACCGCGTGCTAAACCAACAAGACTTGAAAAAGATTTACCAAATAAAATCCAAAACATTTTTTTTTCTTATTACAGTCCTTGCTTCTTTTTGGGCTAGTAATACATATTCTCAATGTACGGTTGGCTCCACGGCTGTTACATGGCAAGGTGCATCCACCGGCTCTGCAACAGTAATACCTACCACATCTACAGCTGGAGGACCTCCAAGTGCTGTAACAGATGCTGTTACAGGATGTGGAAACACCAATAGTATAAATCCTTTCAATTTTACAACAACCATTACCGAGGTAGTCAATAATGTTTATGATGCTACAAGGTCTGGGACAAACGGAATTTACGGAACAGGTTTGTTGTCAATAACCTTAGATAATTTTGATGGAGGATGTACAACTTGTAATTCAACTACAAATCCAGTAATACCCAATGGTAGTAGGGTAGATGTAACCTTTACATTTGATT
This portion of the Spirosomataceae bacterium TFI 002 genome encodes:
- a CDS encoding Fe-S cluster biogenesis protein NfuA, 4Fe-4S-binding domain — its product is MTNILANIEKALDAVRPYLEADGGNVSIVELTEDMTVRLELLGACGSCPMSAMTFKAGLEEAILKAVPEVKKVEAINLTTA
- a CDS encoding GSCFA family protein, yielding MKFRTEIERVSFPFKLDIDSQILSLGSCFAQVIGEYLDNYKIINTTNPFGVLFNPISIAQNLLTAINNTEASPLLFTLKDEASVHFEYHSIISAENEIELADIIKKKNIQVSKDLKSADLLILTFGTAWVHVLNKSEKIVANCHKQNSSQFSKRLITETEFKEFYNELILKLKEINPNLQILLSVSPVIHSREGLIGNSVSKSTLIHFSHLLASNYENVSYFPGYEIVTNDLRDYRFYKDDLIHPAPFSERYILDYFMEQVGSQNLKNHIASFTKLKSNVAHRPFNEYSISFLNHLQRTLEELKDYPYKVDLEKEINSIDQKIKELQKAIKS
- a CDS encoding dihydroxyacid dehydratase, whose product is MEQNKSKKLRSADWFGKEGKDGIIYRSWIKNQGYPADQFKNKPVIGICNTWSEVTPCNGHFREIAQFVKNGIYEAGGFPLEFPVMSLGETLVRPTAMLYRNLASMTVEESIRGNPFDAVVLLTGCDKTTPSLIMGAASVGLPTIVVPGGPMLNGNFRGEALGSGTSVWKVDEKMKRGEFTSEDLEEFESCMSRSIGHCNTMGTASTMAMMTEALGLTLPGISSIPAADSRKKMMSHLTGRRIVEMVKEDLTIEKVLTRGAFENAIKVNSAVGGSTNFILHLLAISRRMGIDLELDDFDKLGAAIPLLVNLMPSGKYLMEDFYYAGGLQVVIKELANHLDSSAISVNSKSIVENSSKARNWNEEVITPIEKPLQENAGISVVRGNLCKDGAVIKVSAASKSLLKHTGKAVVFESIEDYHARIDDPELDIDKDSVMVLKNVGPKGYPGMPEVGNMALPQKLLKQGVDDLIRISDGRMSGTAYGTVFLHVSPESALGSPLALVQNGDMISCDVEKKSLELLVSDEELEKRRKEWKPIDLEFNRGYINLYIDRVNQAHEGADFDFLVGKSGHVVKRESH
- a CDS encoding Glycosyltransferase involved in cell wall bisynthesis, giving the protein MNSLQISVLIPLLNEDESLPELASWIEKVMTANKFSYEVIFVDDGSNDNSWKVIKQLQTGNANIKGIKFSKNNGKTAALQTGFQVTKGDVVITMDADLQDSPDEIPELYDMVVNQGYDLVSGWKKKRKDPILSKNLPSKLFNWAARKISGVQLHDFNCGLKAYNSKVVKSINIYGEMHRYIPVIAKWNGFDKITEKPVHHQARKYGTTKFGIDRFINGFLDLLSLTFVNKFGRRPMHFFGTFGVLAFFLGSVITVYLMVQKVYNIVNGLSYRNVTDNPFFFIALSAIIIGFQMFLAGFLGELFIKQSVKEIDYIIDETI
- a CDS encoding D-alanine-D-alanine ligase; translated protein: MSTKIKVGIFFGGQSREREISFRGGKTAFEHIDKSIFEPIPIFVDSLGNFIQLKPELLYEDSLKDFYPSKNLNNGHRVYIESLGELNDTQLYKLIYKIGKEIKPEKLKAAMDFAFVVMHGPYAEDGSIQGLLEWFGIPYMGPGLLGSAIGIDKSFQNKLINVATNQKKKSLTISKKEWDLANKSDLFSALINEIGFPFVVKSPHQGSSIGVAIVKKRSTEEFSKAMSQCFFETTISQKDWSKLTRRQKKNLMDKMLNLSEGIGFPVVLDRETIYHPTTLIKTLDNYLSTSEEAILSSYNSEDFVLIEEFIDGREFSIGIIQDDDLKAYALPPTEIYGNTEAFDFKSKYQTNTTKKRIPVDTNFTNLEKIESSALTAFEFTGMSVVCRIDGFLTPANEIILHDPNTLPGMSPTSLIFKQLIEIGISITQGITYLIRQSCIQRKRSGKHTHKYAALVERIDALMQASNAKEKKKVAIIFGENADDYSKAQLAFNQFAASEEYNGTCICAARNGNYYQIPINKMFKGDILEFGQSIGAPTHEFVQKLVTKTEKIRNFYAGEVDFKVKKIEKDHIQNDFDLLYSSQKENFIESI
- a CDS encoding ATP-binding protein involved in chromosome partitioning; protein product: MGELSITKEKILAALSTVEEPDLKKDLVTLNMIQNVEVGVNQLSFTVVLTTPACPLKELIKQRCVTALEAAFGKGIQIDINMTADVTSIRNNAPQLPGVKNIIAVSSGKGGVGKSTVTVNLAMALKNAGAKVGIIDADIFGPSIPIMFGAEDVQPLITQKDGKNLIQPISQYGIKMISIGFLTPADSAVVWRGPMASQALRQFFGDVEWGELDYVLIDLPPGTSDIHLTLVQTVPVTGAIIVTTPQKVAMADANKGLAMFKQPQINVPILGIVENMAYFTPAELPDNKYYIFGKNGGEAMAKKHGVPLLGQIPLVQSIRESGDEGRPIMMDLDQSVNEAFKKTAEALAQQVAIRNANMPASEKVNIVNM